Part of the Caulifigura coniformis genome, CAAGGAAACGAATGTCATGCGATACGACGCGCAGTGAGGCAGGGTTAAGGCGAACCGCCAGTATTCGAATCGGGCTTCGTGCAAGCAGAATTGCAGCGGAAAGCTCCACCTTCTGCAGTTCGTGCGCGAGGCGGCGGATTGAGTCCTTCAGATCGCAGATCACACCCACAGGGTGCAGTCGGTAACATCGCTGCTGCGTCGTGGAATCGAGACGCGGGCGATAGAATTGGCTGAAGATTCAGGTGGCGTGCGGTGCGGTCGGCGTCGGTGCTGGCCTGGCCGTTGAAAGTCGCTTCAGGAAAAGTGAGACGTGGAACAGCAAACGGCATATACGGTTATGGCGAGGCGTTTCCGTCCGCAGACGTTTGAAGACGTCGTCGGCCAGGAGCAGATCGCCCACGCGCTGCGGAACTCGATCCGCTCGGGACGCGTCGCACATGCCTACCTGTTCACCGGGGCCCGCGGGGTGGGGAAAACCTCGTCGGCACGCATCTTTGCGAAGGCCCTGAACTGCCCTGCTGCGGTGGACGGAGTTCCTTGTAACCAGTGCGAGATCTGCCGGGGCATCTCCGCAGGGACGGATGTCGACGTTCTCGAAATCGACGGCGCCTCGAATCGCGGCATCGACGACATCCGTCAGTTGCGGTCGAACGTGAACGTGAAGTCGATGAGATCGCCCTACAAGGTGTACATCATCGACGAAGTCCACATGCTGACGAAGGAGGCCTTCAACGCCCTCCTGAAGACGCTCGAGGAACCTCCGCCGAACGTCAAGTTCATCTTCTGCACGACCGAGCCGAACAAAGTTCCGGATACGATCCTTTCTCGCTGCCAGCGATTCGACTTCGGCGTGATCGCCACGCCCCAGATTGCGCAGCGGCTGACGGAAATTGCGAATCAGGAAGGGATTCGAGTCGATGAAGAGGCGGTCAATCTCGTGGCGCGGCGGGCCGCGGGGTCGATGCGCGACAGCCAGTCGCTGTTCGACCAGCTGCTGGCGTTCGGGGCGGATCACATTACGGTCGAGGACGTCCACCGGTTGCTCGGAACGGCTCCGGACGACCGGCTGTTCGAACTGTTCGAGGCGGTCGCCGGCGAGGACCGGGCGGCCGTCCTGGAGCATCTTGACCGCTCGCTCTCAGAAGGGTGTCAGCTCGGAAGTCTGGCGGAACAGTTCCTCAGCTTCCTGCGCGACCTGATGGTGACTGCCGCCGGGGCCGGTGGGGTGGCACTGATGTCGGTTTCGGAGTCGAATCGGGAGCGTGTTCAGAAGCTCTCTTCCCAGCTCGGTTTACGGAGAGTCGGCGCCAGCCTTCAGATTCTGGCGGACTGTCGTGGACGCATGCAGCGAACGACGTATGGCCGTCCGCTGCTGGAGCTTGCGCTCGTCCGAATGACGCTTCTGGGGGAACTGAGCGAAATCAGCGTGCTGCTGGAATCGGGAGCGGCTCCGGCCGCCGGGGGGAACAGTGCACCTCCCCGCCCTGCTCCGCTGCGTCAGATGGTCGCCTCGCCGCCACCGGCACACCCAGCTGACGTAAAAAAAAACGCGCTGAGTGAGGCTGCTTCCTTCAGTCGGCCCGACACGCCGCGGGCGGAGACACCGCCTGCGTCCGTTGTAAACAGTGCTCCGACAAGGGCTTTAGCGGAGATGACGCAAGAGGATGGTTGGGGCGACGTGCTGCAACGTCTGCCCGAACAGATGGCCTCGCACGTTAGAAAATCGTCTGAACGTGCAATTCTTGGGCCAAATGGTCTGGCAGTCCTGTTTGGATCGAATTACTTTTTGAGTAAGTCGTACTGCGAACGACCGGAAACCGTCAGCCGCCTGGCTGCGGCGGTTTCGGAGGTTTGCGGGACGCAGGTGACAATCGAAATTCGAGCGGCGACCCCGGCGAAGCCGGTTTCCGTCGCAACTCAAACAACTAGAAATACTTCCAGTCGTCGACCAACATCGTCGACCCAGAACGACCCTTTTGTTCAGCAGGCCATTGCCCTGTTCGGCGGCTCCGTCGCCGAGGTCAGGGAACTCCTTGGCCAGACGTCCGGATCTGGTGATCCGGGAGGTTGAGCCGGATGAAGCGGTCTGGATGGATTCCCTCGAAATGTTCAAACAGATCGCTAACGTCGCCCAACTGATGAAGCAGGCTCAGGCCATGCAGGGGCGGGTCCACGAGATCAAGGCCCAACTCGAAAACCTGCGTGTGACCGGGACTTCCACGGACGGGATGGTGGAAGTCGATGCCGCAGGGGATCAGCGGATCGTCGCCGTCCGAATTCGGCCTGAGGCTCTCATTGCCGGCGCCGCAGCGCTGGAGCAGCAGGTCGCGTTCGCAACGAACGAGGCCCTCGACCGGGCGAAGCTGGCGGCCGCAGAGTTGATGCAGTCGGCGACGGGCGACCTTTCCGGCCTGGGAGACCTCTTTCCCCAGCTCGGCTCGCCGCGGTAACCACGACCACAATTCATCACGATCAGGACATCCAGTTCGTTCAGGGACGAAGCGTTCAAATGGCCCGGAGAGAGTTCCATCCAGAAGATCACCCTTTCGGTGTCTCAGTGGGGCGTCTGGTCAATCGACTGGCCGCCCTTCCGGGGGTGGGTCGCAAATCGGCCGAGCGCCTCGCGAACCACCTGGTGAGCTGTTCCGCCGCCGAGGCCCTGGAGCTGGCGAATGCGATCAAGGACGTGAAGGACCGGGTGAAGCGCTGCCAGAAGTGCTTCAACCTGACCGATTCGGAGCTGTGTCCGATCTGTCGAGATCCGCGTCGCGACCAGACGGTGGTGTGTGTTGTGGAACAACCGAAGGACGTGACGTCGCTGGAGGCCGCGGGGGTCTTTACGGGAACGTACCACGTCCTGGGAGGGCGGATTGCTCCTTTGGAAGGGATCCATCCGGGAGACCTGACCATCGAAGCGCTCCTGAAACGCATCCGGGATGACAACGTCAAGGAACTGGTGATGGCAACGAATCCGACCCTCGAAGGAGACGGCACTGCCCTGTTCATTTCGAATCGCCTGGAAGGGCAGCCCGTCAATGTGACCCGGCTGGCGCGGGGGATTGCGACCGGCAGCGTGCTGGAATTCGCGAACCGTGAGATGCTGGCGGACGCGCTCCGTGGGAGGCAGGCCTTCTAACGCAGCGGCCCCCCGCCTTCCCGACGATCCGATACGAGTTTCACAGACGAACTGACTTCAAGAATCATGCACCTTCACGTTTCACAGCAGATGCGGATGAGCCAGCAGATGAAGCTGGCTCCGCGCATGATTCAATCGATGGAAATTCTGCAGCTTCCGACCATGGAGCTGCAGGAGCGCATCGACCAGGAACTTGCCGAGAACTTCCTGCTGGAGCAACTGAATCCCGAGGCGGGCGGTCCGCCCGCCGAGGAGATGGATGGGGATACTTCCGGTTCCGATCCTTCGCTCGCCGAAGCGCCGCTGAAGGATGTCGAGGACCGGGAGATTGTGGCCGGCGCGGACGACAACAACGCGTCGGACTTTGAACGGCTGCTCGAGATTTCTCAGGAATGGCCGGACGACAACTACACATCCGGGTCGAAGCCTTCCGGCAACCGGCTCGACGAGGACGCGGACCGGCAGCACGACGTGATGGCGAACGCGGAGACCCGTCCGCAGACGCTGCAGGAATACCTGCTGGACCAGTTCCACTACTTTGACTGCTCGCCGATGGTCCGGGAGTTTGGCGAGTACCTCGTCCAGAACCTCGACACGAACGGCCGGTTGCAGAGCTCGCT contains:
- the recR gene encoding recombination mediator RecR encodes the protein MARREFHPEDHPFGVSVGRLVNRLAALPGVGRKSAERLANHLVSCSAAEALELANAIKDVKDRVKRCQKCFNLTDSELCPICRDPRRDQTVVCVVEQPKDVTSLEAAGVFTGTYHVLGGRIAPLEGIHPGDLTIEALLKRIRDDNVKELVMATNPTLEGDGTALFISNRLEGQPVNVTRLARGIATGSVLEFANREMLADALRGRQAF
- the dnaX gene encoding DNA polymerase III subunit gamma/tau, translating into MARRFRPQTFEDVVGQEQIAHALRNSIRSGRVAHAYLFTGARGVGKTSSARIFAKALNCPAAVDGVPCNQCEICRGISAGTDVDVLEIDGASNRGIDDIRQLRSNVNVKSMRSPYKVYIIDEVHMLTKEAFNALLKTLEEPPPNVKFIFCTTEPNKVPDTILSRCQRFDFGVIATPQIAQRLTEIANQEGIRVDEEAVNLVARRAAGSMRDSQSLFDQLLAFGADHITVEDVHRLLGTAPDDRLFELFEAVAGEDRAAVLEHLDRSLSEGCQLGSLAEQFLSFLRDLMVTAAGAGGVALMSVSESNRERVQKLSSQLGLRRVGASLQILADCRGRMQRTTYGRPLLELALVRMTLLGELSEISVLLESGAAPAAGGNSAPPRPAPLRQMVASPPPAHPADVKKNALSEAASFSRPDTPRAETPPASVVNSAPTRALAEMTQEDGWGDVLQRLPEQMASHVRKSSERAILGPNGLAVLFGSNYFLSKSYCERPETVSRLAAAVSEVCGTQVTIEIRAATPAKPVSVATQTTRNTSSRRPTSSTQNDPFVQQAIALFGGSVAEVRELLGQTSGSGDPGG
- a CDS encoding YbaB/EbfC family nucleoid-associated protein — protein: MDSLEMFKQIANVAQLMKQAQAMQGRVHEIKAQLENLRVTGTSTDGMVEVDAAGDQRIVAVRIRPEALIAGAAALEQQVAFATNEALDRAKLAAAELMQSATGDLSGLGDLFPQLGSPR